In Oncorhynchus mykiss isolate Arlee chromosome 1, USDA_OmykA_1.1, whole genome shotgun sequence, the following proteins share a genomic window:
- the LOC110524688 gene encoding dnaJ homolog subfamily B member 9, whose translation MATSQSAFAFAVCILIITELILAKKDYYDILGVPKDANERQIKKAFHKLAMKYHPDKNKSPDAETKFRDIAEAYETLSDEKRRQEYDQFGHGTFHNDGTKGRNGPNVHQPFNFGDMFKDFDIYSQNRHALHKRHFEDHFRAHQEAHHSRHKRHSQGAFGAAGGGGFDGMFNDMKKFTFHRDTTKQTESRFQSTTAKQHCRTVTQRRGNMVTTYTDCTGS comes from the exons ATGGCAACTTCACAGTCAGCCTTCGCATTTGCAGTTTGTATCCTGATAATAACAGAGTTAATACTGGCCAAAAAGGACTACTATGACATATTGGGAGTGCCGAAAGATGCCAACGAGCGTCAGATAAAGAAGGCTTTTCACAAGCTGGCTATGAAGTATCACCCAGACAAGAACAAGAGCCCAGATGCTGAGACAAAGTTCAGAGACATTGCTGAGG CATATGAAACATTGTCAGACGAGAAGAGGAGACAAGAGTATGACCAGTTTGGACATGGCACATTCCATAATGATGGAACCAAAGGCAGAAACGGTCCAAACGTCCACCAGCCCTTCAACTTTGGCGACATGTTCAAGGACTTTGATATTTACAGCCAGAACCGACACGCCCTTCACAAGAGGCACTTCGAGGATCACTTCCGGGCCCACCAGGAGGCCCATCACAGCAGACACAAGAGACACTCCCAGGGGGCTTTTGGAGCAGCGGGTGGTGGTGGCTTTGACGGCATGTTTAACGACATGAAGAAGTTTACTTTTCACAGGGACACTACTAAGCAGACTGAGAGCAGGTTTCAGAGTACTACAGCGAAGCAACACTGCAGAACAGTGACACAACGCAGGGGGAACATGGTCACCACGTACACTGACTGCACTGGCTCCTGA